Below is a window of Chloroflexota bacterium DNA.
AAGGACGTGTTTCGCAATACCGCGAAAGGATTCTCCGATTTGGTGATGCAAGTCGCTTGCGCTTTGCACAACCTTCGTACTGACTTTCGCTATCTGCGATCCTTCTCCTATCAACTTAAAAATTATTTCCAATAATGTCTATTGCTGAAAATGGTCACATAGAGAAATTCCAAAGACGATATTCGCTGGTTAGGTAGAGTCTTCAATGATCCAACTTAGAGCTACCTGTGGCCGTCTTCAACCAAGTTGGACACAGTTTGAATACATAGACTTTAACCAAGATGAACTCTGCTATCAACAAACTTGCCACTTTCGCCGCCGGGTGCTTCTGGGGCGCAGAAGAGTCGTATCGCACGCTCAAGGGCGTATTTTCGACTCGCGTCGGTTACATGGGCGGGCGCATTAACAATCCGACCGACCACGACCTGCATCACGGCGGCTTCGCCGAAGTGGTGGAAGTGACCTACGACCCGGCCCAGATTTCATACGAGCAACTGCTCGACGTGTTCTGGCACAGCCACAACCCAACTATCTCGAACCCCGGCGGCCTCGAACGCTCGGCCATCTTCTTTCACGATGCCGAACAGAAAGCGGCGATTGAAAAAAGCAAGGGAATAGTGCAGGCCAATTTCCAAAAGGCCATCGCCACCGAGATCGAACCGGCCACCCAATTTCATCTGGCCGACGAGCATCATCAACAGTATTTATACAAGCATGGACTGGCAACCTGTGAAGTAAAGTGAACAGTAAACAGTAATCAGTGAACAGTAACCACCGTTCACTGTTCACTAATTACTGTTCACTCGTTGCTTATCAGTATGACTCAACCCAACGAACACCACCACAATCACCAACCCCTCCGCCCCGATCGGCCCGTCGGCATCGTCGGCTACGGCGCTTACGTTCCCCGCTACCGCTTGCCCGCCAGCGAAGTCTCGCGAGTGTGGACGGAAGGCACCAGCGGCCTGCCTATCAAAGAGAAAGCCGTCCCCGGCCTCGACGAGGACGTGGTGACGATGAGCATCGAAGCCGCCCGCAACGCGCTGGCCCGCGCTGGCATTGATCCGCAAGACATTCGCGCCGTCTGGGTCGGCTCCGAGTCGCACCCTTACGCCGTCAAGCCAACCTCAACGGTGGTTGCCGAAGCTATCGGCGCTGTTCCAAACACGCAAGCCGCCGACTGGCAGTTTGCCTGCAAAGCCGGAACCGAAGCCATGCAGGCCGCGATGGGCTTCGTCGGCTCTGGCATGGCCAAGTACGCGCTCTCGATTGGCATGGACACGGCACAGGGGCGGCCTGGCGATGCACTCGAATACACGGCTGGCGCGGGCGGCGCGGCCTACCTCATCGGCCCGGCTGACGAGGCCCTGGCCGTCATCGAAGGCTCGTACTCCTTTGTCACCGACACGCCCGACTTCTGGCGGCGGCAATACGAGAAGTATCCCGAACACGGCCAACGCTTCACCGGCGAACCGGCCTACTTCAAGCACGTCACAACTGCCGGTCAAACGTTGATGGAGATGATGGGCACAACACCCAAAGACTACAAGTACGTCGTGCCCCACCAGCCCAACGTCAAGTTCCCGCAACGAGCGGCCAAGATGATGGGCTTCGCCGACGAACAAGTGAAGACCGGCCTGCTGGTCGGCGTGATTGGCAACACCTACGCCGGGGCGGCCCTCATCGGCCTCACCGCCGTGCTGGACGAAGCCCAACCGGGCGACAACATCCTCGTCGTCTCCTTCGGCTCCGGCGCCGGCTCCGACGCCTTCCACATTCGCGTCACCGACCGCATTGCTGGCAAGCCGTCGCTGGCCCCCACCACCCAACAATACATCGCCCGCCGCGCGCAGATTGATTATGCAACGTATGCGCGCTATCGCGGGAAACTTACGATGAAATAGAGATTAGAGGATTGGAGATTATCCAATCTTCAATCCTCTAATCTCCAATTTCTAACATCCAAACCATGAGAGATGTCTTTATCCTCGGCCTCGGCCAGACCGAAGTCGGCGAACACTGGGAAACCTCACTGCGGCATCTGGCGCTGGTCGCCGTGGAAGCCGCCTTGAAAGATGGCGGTGTAATGGCAAATCATGATTTGCCCCTACGGCCCGACGCGTTGTTTGTAGGCAACATGCTTGCCGGTCAACTGTCGGGGCAGGAACACCTCGGCGCGTTGATTGCGGATTTTTGCGGACTGCGCGGGATCGAAGCCGCCACCGTGGAAGCCGCCGGGGCAAGTGGCGGCCTGGCCTTTCGTCAGGCCTACCTTGCCGTTGCCAGCGGCCTGATGGACTCGGCCCTGGCTGTCGGCGTGGAAAAGATCACCGACAAAGTGGGGAGTGGAGTCAACGCGGCGGCCTCATCGGCAACAGACGGCGACTGGGAAGCGGCGCAGGGCGTCACGCCCAACGCCTCCGCCGCCCTGCTCATGCGCCGTTACATGCACGAGCAAAACATCACCGTGCCGCACTTCGCCGGGTTCTCGATCAACGCTCACGCCAACGCCAAATCGAATCCGTATGCCATGTATCGCAACACTCTCACGGCTGAGGCGTTTGCCAAAGCGCCGATGGTGGCCGACCCGGTGAACATGTTCGACACCGCGC
It encodes the following:
- a CDS encoding hydroxymethylglutaryl-CoA synthase; this encodes MTQPNEHHHNHQPLRPDRPVGIVGYGAYVPRYRLPASEVSRVWTEGTSGLPIKEKAVPGLDEDVVTMSIEAARNALARAGIDPQDIRAVWVGSESHPYAVKPTSTVVAEAIGAVPNTQAADWQFACKAGTEAMQAAMGFVGSGMAKYALSIGMDTAQGRPGDALEYTAGAGGAAYLIGPADEALAVIEGSYSFVTDTPDFWRRQYEKYPEHGQRFTGEPAYFKHVTTAGQTLMEMMGTTPKDYKYVVPHQPNVKFPQRAAKMMGFADEQVKTGLLVGVIGNTYAGAALIGLTAVLDEAQPGDNILVVSFGSGAGSDAFHIRVTDRIAGKPSLAPTTQQYIARRAQIDYATYARYRGKLTMK
- the msrA gene encoding peptide-methionine (S)-S-oxide reductase MsrA, producing MNSAINKLATFAAGCFWGAEESYRTLKGVFSTRVGYMGGRINNPTDHDLHHGGFAEVVEVTYDPAQISYEQLLDVFWHSHNPTISNPGGLERSAIFFHDAEQKAAIEKSKGIVQANFQKAIATEIEPATQFHLADEHHQQYLYKHGLATCEVK
- a CDS encoding thiolase domain-containing protein (Catalyzes the synthesis of acetoacetyl coenzyme A from two molecules of acetyl coenzyme A. It can also act as a thiolase, catalyzing the reverse reaction and generating two-carbon units from the four-carbon product of fatty acid oxidation), with the protein product MRDVFILGLGQTEVGEHWETSLRHLALVAVEAALKDGGVMANHDLPLRPDALFVGNMLAGQLSGQEHLGALIADFCGLRGIEAATVEAAGASGGLAFRQAYLAVASGLMDSALAVGVEKITDKVGSGVNAAASSATDGDWEAAQGVTPNASAALLMRRYMHEQNITVPHFAGFSINAHANAKSNPYAMYRNTLTAEAFAKAPMVADPVNMFDTAPDADGAAAVLLASADFAGAIHESPLRRAIRVSPLHPLVRIAGSAVATDALAIHDRLDPLLFRAAQLSAGKALAQAGINVDEVNVFELHDAFTVFTALSLEAIGVAGRGLGWKLAANGGISLKGRSPISTFGGLKARGNPGGATGLYQIVEVAMQLRHEAGANQIDNATWGLAQCLGSAGATAVTHILQKVERES